Proteins encoded by one window of Emticicia oligotrophica DSM 17448:
- a CDS encoding polyphosphate kinase 2 family protein, producing MKKIDIDHFRFDGKGKFSIKKAATKVSDYYEDKEDYENALKSLQAELDSLQEMMYAHNKYGLLVIFQAMDAAGKDGTLKAVFSGVNPQGMRFYSFKRPSETELDHDFLWRTNLQLPERGTITVFNRSYYEEVLVVKAHPEILLKNQRIPSEYTKDLSDVWKNRYEDISNLEKYLNRNGIHVVKFFLHVSKKEQSERLIERIKDPTKNWKFEEQDVKEREFWDDYQNAYEDAINDTSSKDCPWYIIPADDKKNMRLIVANILVHKLMSLDIEFPKSDLARQEFLFSLIDTIKQQDSI from the coding sequence ATGAAGAAAATAGATATTGACCATTTTAGGTTTGATGGTAAAGGAAAGTTTTCAATTAAGAAAGCTGCGACCAAAGTTAGTGATTATTACGAAGATAAAGAAGATTATGAAAATGCATTGAAATCTTTACAGGCTGAACTAGACTCCCTACAAGAAATGATGTATGCTCATAACAAATATGGTTTGCTTGTGATATTCCAAGCTATGGATGCTGCCGGAAAAGACGGAACTTTAAAGGCAGTATTCTCAGGAGTAAACCCACAGGGTATGCGTTTTTATTCTTTCAAGCGTCCATCTGAAACTGAACTTGACCATGATTTTTTATGGCGAACTAATTTGCAGTTACCAGAACGAGGAACAATTACTGTCTTTAATCGTTCTTACTATGAAGAAGTCTTAGTTGTTAAAGCTCACCCTGAAATACTTCTAAAAAATCAACGTATTCCATCAGAATATACCAAAGATTTAAGCGATGTATGGAAGAATAGATATGAAGATATTTCTAATTTAGAAAAATACCTTAATCGCAATGGTATTCATGTAGTGAAGTTTTTCTTACATGTTTCAAAAAAAGAGCAATCTGAAAGATTAATTGAAAGAATTAAAGACCCAACCAAAAACTGGAAATTCGAAGAACAAGATGTAAAGGAAAGGGAATTTTGGGATGATTATCAAAATGCTTATGAAGATGCCATCAATGACACATCTAGTAAAGATTGTCCTTGGTATATAATTCCGGCCGATGATAAGAAAAATATGCGTCTCATCGTAGCCAATATTTTAGTCCACAAATTAATGTCATTAGATATTGAATTTCCAAAATCTGATTTAGCAAGACAAGAATTTTTATTTTCACTGATTGATACAATAAAACAGCAAGATTCTATTTGA
- the msrA gene encoding peptide-methionine (S)-S-oxide reductase MsrA yields the protein MKNVFSLLGLILSVISVNAQTDKNKVNKMNQENVNSVNSTFPKVGVATFGAGCFWCVEAMFQKLNGVEKVESGYMGGTVKNPTYKQVCTGETGHAEVIHITYNPNIVSYEELLEVFWKVHDPTTLNRQGADVGTQYRSVVFFHDENQQTIAEKLKKDLDSSGAFDAPIVTSIEPAGVFYIAEDYHQDYYNLLGGTNSYCQMVVKPKIEKFKKVFSDKIKH from the coding sequence ATGAAAAATGTATTTTCATTATTAGGGCTAATACTGTCTGTTATTTCAGTAAATGCTCAAACGGATAAAAACAAAGTTAATAAAATGAATCAAGAAAATGTTAATTCGGTAAATAGTACATTTCCAAAAGTAGGTGTGGCAACATTCGGAGCTGGATGTTTCTGGTGTGTAGAAGCAATGTTTCAGAAACTTAATGGTGTTGAAAAAGTTGAATCAGGGTATATGGGTGGAACGGTGAAAAACCCAACCTATAAACAAGTTTGTACTGGAGAAACGGGGCATGCAGAGGTAATACACATTACTTATAATCCAAATATTGTTTCCTATGAAGAGTTGCTCGAAGTATTTTGGAAAGTTCATGACCCAACCACTTTGAACAGACAAGGTGCAGATGTTGGCACACAATATCGTTCGGTGGTATTTTTTCATGATGAAAACCAACAAACAATTGCAGAAAAATTAAAAAAAGATTTAGATTCTTCAGGAGCGTTTGACGCCCCAATCGTGACTTCAATTGAACCTGCTGGTGTGTTTTATATCGCAGAAGATTATCACCAAGATTATTATAATTTGTTAGGTGGTACGAACTCTTATTGTCAAATGGTTGTGAAGCCCAAGATTGAGAAATTCAAAAAAGTCTTTAGTGATAAAATTAAGCACTAA
- a CDS encoding lipoprotein, whose protein sequence is MKKLILFLSAIIFLASCQKKEYASFQKSQSPTYAVAKKQAVVAPSAEVAVVEEATVSMVAPTETTLSADNSVEVSSLNTEATTAPAISESQAMTFNEKAVSAEFEKLAKLEEYVNAHEGTTIEDVKETELTKDLNLDTNVTNAVAASELPLGIPAFWWGCVLGLLGVLAVYLITDKDKEQTKKALYGCLAWTVLWVVYYFVVLAAVR, encoded by the coding sequence ATGAAAAAACTAATCCTCTTCCTCTCGGCAATTATTTTCTTAGCTTCATGCCAAAAGAAAGAATATGCATCTTTTCAAAAAAGCCAAAGCCCAACTTATGCAGTAGCTAAAAAACAAGCTGTTGTTGCTCCATCAGCAGAAGTTGCAGTCGTAGAAGAAGCTACAGTTTCAATGGTTGCTCCAACAGAAACCACTCTTTCAGCAGATAATTCTGTTGAGGTATCTTCTTTAAACACAGAAGCTACTACTGCTCCAGCCATTTCTGAAAGCCAAGCTATGACTTTCAATGAAAAAGCTGTTAGTGCAGAATTTGAGAAATTAGCTAAGTTAGAAGAGTATGTTAATGCTCACGAAGGCACTACTATTGAAGATGTTAAAGAAACAGAATTAACAAAAGATTTAAACTTAGATACAAACGTTACTAATGCAGTTGCAGCTAGTGAATTACCATTGGGTATCCCAGCTTTCTGGTGGGGTTGCGTACTTGGTTTATTAGGTGTGTTGGCAGTATATTTAATTACAGATAAAGATAAAGAGCAAACTAAAAAAGCACTTTATGGATGTTTAGCATGGACTGTCCTTTGGGTTGTTTACTACTTTGTTGTATTAGCAGCTGTAAGATAA
- the yidD gene encoding membrane protein insertion efficiency factor YidD, producing the protein MAQSNLIKAQSKEEVNALRGVIQTAQKKTYKEAKGNKNEVQYLFSGLFLFYKTFFSSQDLTVCTFTPSCSEFGILAVKKSGLVMGGIKTMDRLTRCNGLSPEKYEIDYKAKLLIDKP; encoded by the coding sequence TTGGCTCAAAGCAACCTAATAAAAGCCCAAAGTAAGGAAGAAGTAAATGCACTGAGAGGCGTTATTCAGACTGCTCAAAAGAAGACTTATAAAGAGGCCAAAGGAAATAAAAATGAAGTACAATACTTATTTTCAGGGTTATTTCTTTTTTATAAAACCTTCTTTTCTTCACAAGACCTAACAGTGTGTACCTTTACGCCCTCTTGTTCAGAATTTGGTATTTTAGCCGTCAAAAAAAGTGGATTAGTTATGGGAGGGATAAAAACTATGGACAGGCTTACACGCTGCAACGGACTAAGTCCAGAAAAATATGAAATTGATTACAAGGCTAAGCTTTTGATAGATAAACCCTAA
- a CDS encoding tetratricopeptide repeat protein has translation MRNILLILLIIIKFEVMYAQDLYDFENSKKFAEYLAKSGQYDLATREYERLSFMKPTNDTLKASLLSMYRRAGKYDEALSRGKQLYPDLQTMNSWSAIEYGRVLLLKSEFNSAKNFWEANQNLSSPDKIILSATSEILQDNYKNARHILANIKPEEHKLAANYKDLTEQAFSIRRKSPAVAGIMSAIIPGTGRMYVKDWKDGIVSMVFVSTMAFQAYRGFNKNGINSTRGWIYGGIGLGFYLGNIYGSVASAKGYNKKTHLSVRNKIDNLFNTYF, from the coding sequence ATGAGAAATATACTTTTAATACTTTTAATAATAATAAAATTCGAAGTAATGTATGCTCAAGATTTATACGACTTCGAAAACTCAAAAAAATTTGCTGAGTATTTAGCTAAATCGGGTCAATATGATTTAGCCACGCGTGAATACGAACGTTTATCATTTATGAAGCCGACCAATGATACACTAAAGGCTTCTCTCCTATCAATGTATCGTCGTGCTGGAAAATATGATGAAGCTTTAAGTAGAGGCAAACAGCTGTATCCTGATTTGCAAACAATGAATAGTTGGTCAGCTATCGAATATGGAAGAGTATTACTACTGAAATCTGAATTTAATAGTGCAAAAAACTTTTGGGAAGCCAATCAAAACTTAAGTTCTCCCGATAAAATTATTCTTTCAGCAACTTCTGAAATATTACAAGATAACTATAAAAATGCACGACATATATTAGCGAATATCAAACCCGAAGAACACAAACTCGCGGCTAATTATAAAGACCTAACCGAACAAGCCTTTAGTATTCGAAGAAAAAGTCCAGCGGTGGCAGGAATTATGTCGGCCATTATTCCTGGAACAGGCCGTATGTATGTGAAAGATTGGAAAGACGGAATTGTTTCAATGGTTTTTGTTAGTACAATGGCGTTTCAGGCATATCGTGGTTTTAATAAAAATGGCATAAATAGTACTAGGGGCTGGATTTATGGGGGTATCGGATTGGGCTTTTATTTAGGGAATATTTATGGTTCTGTTGCTTCTGCAAAAGGATATAATAAGAAAACCCATTTAAGTGTTCGAAACAAAATAGATAACCTTTTCAATACTTATTTTTAA
- a CDS encoding tetratricopeptide repeat protein, translating into MRQILLILLILSFSFVYSQDIKQTFDFANELYNKKDYEGASISYRRVIYFDKADQYRKDCYKNIADCLYETQQFEEAADYYELAFFQQKSDSSKAEVIFRKLSCFLILNSFDYAEIELLSLPSNLTPKQAQRKMFYSAVLNFSIEKYDLAKSQFLSLIDSTNKETKEKIEQLFTKNEKINQLSPRKAKIMSMLIPGLGQFYAGDLKNGFNSMVLTVGIATLGIATAVKSTSPFDVLVTAAPWFQRYYMGGYKKAEQIAINEKKRRRSKVYNQILNELSY; encoded by the coding sequence ATGCGGCAAATATTATTAATACTTTTAATACTTTCTTTTAGTTTTGTTTACTCACAAGACATTAAACAAACGTTCGATTTTGCTAATGAACTTTACAACAAAAAAGACTATGAAGGGGCGAGTATTTCATACAGAAGGGTAATTTATTTTGATAAAGCAGACCAATATAGAAAAGACTGCTATAAAAATATTGCTGATTGTTTATACGAAACACAGCAATTTGAAGAAGCTGCCGATTATTACGAATTGGCTTTTTTTCAACAAAAAAGTGATAGTTCAAAAGCAGAAGTAATTTTCAGAAAGCTTTCGTGTTTTCTTATACTCAATAGTTTTGATTACGCAGAAATTGAGTTATTGAGCTTACCCTCAAATCTAACACCAAAACAAGCTCAAAGAAAGATGTTCTACTCGGCTGTATTAAACTTTTCGATTGAAAAATATGACTTGGCAAAATCACAATTTTTGTCTCTTATTGATTCAACCAACAAGGAAACAAAAGAGAAAATAGAACAACTATTTACTAAAAATGAAAAGATAAATCAGCTAAGTCCAAGAAAAGCAAAAATAATGAGTATGTTGATTCCCGGCTTAGGACAATTTTATGCTGGAGATTTGAAAAATGGATTTAATTCGATGGTATTAACGGTAGGTATTGCTACGCTAGGAATTGCAACCGCAGTAAAGAGTACAAGTCCGTTTGATGTATTAGTAACAGCGGCACCGTGGTTTCAGAGGTATTATATGGGTGGCTATAAAAAGGCTGAGCAGATAGCAATTAATGAAAAGAAACGCCGCAGGTCAAAAGTATATAATCAAATACTAAATGAACTAAGTTATTAG
- a CDS encoding 3-keto-disaccharide hydrolase codes for MKKVIILALFACSSFVYGQKDKTVNLFDGKTTNGWHSWHETSVKGWHVMNGILMTHGGSGDLVSDKEYEDFELTFEFKVAPKGNSGIIYKVIETPEAKASYMSGPEYQIIDDKNYPSPIKDVQKTAANYDMQPPADLSVVKPAGEWNKGKIIVKDNHVEHWLNGKKMVEYEYGSTDWQVMVAKSKFASWDFAKAHAKGKIALQDHGDMVSFKSIKIKEL; via the coding sequence ATGAAAAAAGTAATAATTTTGGCACTTTTTGCGTGCAGTTCTTTTGTCTATGGACAAAAAGACAAAACAGTTAATTTATTTGATGGTAAGACAACTAATGGTTGGCATTCTTGGCACGAAACTTCAGTAAAAGGATGGCACGTCATGAATGGTATTTTGATGACTCACGGTGGGAGTGGAGACTTAGTTTCTGATAAAGAATATGAAGACTTTGAACTTACTTTCGAATTTAAGGTCGCTCCAAAGGGTAATAGTGGAATTATTTACAAAGTAATAGAAACACCAGAAGCAAAAGCTTCTTATATGTCAGGGCCCGAATATCAAATTATTGATGATAAGAATTATCCTTCACCCATTAAGGATGTTCAAAAAACAGCAGCAAATTATGATATGCAACCACCGGCAGACCTTAGTGTAGTGAAGCCAGCAGGAGAGTGGAATAAGGGGAAAATCATTGTTAAAGATAACCACGTTGAACATTGGTTAAATGGAAAAAAAATGGTTGAATATGAATATGGCAGTACTGATTGGCAAGTGATGGTTGCTAAGAGTAAATTTGCAAGTTGGGATTTTGCAAAGGCTCACGCTAAAGGAAAGATTGCTCTTCAAGACCACGGTGATATGGTTTCTTTCAAGAGTATTAAAATTAAAGAGTTATAA
- a CDS encoding WD40/YVTN/BNR-like repeat-containing protein has protein sequence MKFLYKIIFCLLLSLTLSTSYSQRVSIQVLQQGVSYSDSSYYDIIPVGDKFWIGGKYGTLKTIDSEGNLNNISYPNLQVDIYKLDYFDKNNLIISGDKGIVYKHNLNSNTWETIKIKGFEKSCFYNLTVVNDSTAYICGGKSAIAHSKKTVPFGFILKTTDKGKTWTQVYKNAFKMVWCVKYNVLDHKVYALMYTPNKTHLFALENEKWERRQKIGNSIFHEIQFENTEDFIAMGGWMGKKGRIHHKNQKLELPHSGLLWGRVTNEKYEIYSACNGQIVLGDKAGNYKVFGEKLNKAFNIYETVFTSPTTAISIGSARTILMLKIIEENPISRISQK, from the coding sequence GTGAAGTTTTTATATAAAATAATTTTTTGCCTACTTCTTTCATTAACCTTAAGTACATCTTACTCTCAGAGGGTTAGTATTCAGGTATTGCAACAGGGAGTCTCATACTCAGACTCTTCTTATTACGACATTATACCAGTAGGAGATAAATTTTGGATTGGAGGTAAATATGGTACCTTAAAGACCATTGACTCCGAAGGCAATTTGAATAATATCAGCTACCCTAATTTACAGGTTGATATTTATAAATTAGACTACTTCGATAAAAATAATTTAATAATTAGTGGTGATAAAGGCATTGTTTACAAACATAATCTTAATTCTAATACTTGGGAAACCATTAAAATTAAAGGTTTTGAAAAATCTTGTTTTTATAATCTTACTGTAGTCAACGATTCTACTGCTTATATATGCGGTGGTAAATCTGCCATTGCTCATTCTAAAAAGACTGTTCCCTTCGGCTTTATTCTTAAAACTACTGATAAAGGTAAAACATGGACTCAAGTCTATAAAAATGCTTTTAAAATGGTTTGGTGCGTTAAGTACAATGTGCTTGACCATAAAGTTTATGCCCTAATGTACACCCCAAATAAAACGCATCTTTTTGCTTTAGAAAATGAGAAATGGGAGAGAAGGCAAAAAATTGGTAATAGTATTTTTCATGAAATTCAATTTGAAAATACTGAAGACTTTATTGCCATGGGTGGATGGATGGGTAAAAAAGGCCGTATTCATCATAAAAATCAAAAGCTCGAACTTCCTCATTCGGGTTTACTTTGGGGTCGTGTAACTAACGAAAAATACGAAATTTACTCAGCTTGTAATGGACAAATCGTTCTTGGTGATAAAGCTGGTAACTACAAGGTATTTGGAGAAAAACTCAATAAAGCATTTAATATCTACGAAACTGTTTTTACTTCACCAACTACTGCTATTTCTATTGGTAGTGCTCGAACTATATTAATGCTAAAGATTATCGAAGAAAACCCTATTTCTCGTATTTCTCAAAAATAA